In a genomic window of Punica granatum isolate Tunisia-2019 chromosome 6, ASM765513v2, whole genome shotgun sequence:
- the LOC116211043 gene encoding LOW QUALITY PROTEIN: uncharacterized protein LOC116211043 (The sequence of the model RefSeq protein was modified relative to this genomic sequence to represent the inferred CDS: inserted 1 base in 1 codon; substituted 3 bases at 3 genomic stop codons): protein LTVNPANKGPGDLFNYRVRCNVRSGAKLLKSFGEGLLTTVASDHRWVIVVSIIMRKVLGVFRKPTEWTSFLVEFFLDLLPSNGSLFRFLLNFASGKVVIPQRGSETFISMIGHLDGRKDLFECKNPMEDCTDLVSLGKIAKGELGNRVLMDLIIMASALAYENSKVIQNVVTLHWKRHLVHFYDCXNDYQKERATQVFIMCDKPEDANLILISFRGTEPFEDCDWSTDFDYSXFEIPKMGKVHMGFLEAFXFVVTGHSLGGALAILFPIALEFPKEVEVMQRLLVVYTFGQPRVGDRQLWRFMEPRLDFPKPRYFRVMYCNDLVPRLPYDDKTFLYKHFGMCLYFRIFEPKSEKEPNKNLSLSHAVAIHLNAVWELVRGLAMGYLYGPEYKEGXFLILFRVFGVFLLGISAHCPTNYIDSIRLGKESRR, encoded by the exons CTTACCGTGAACCCAGCAAATAAGGGTCCCGGGGACTTGTTCAATTACAGGGTACGGTGCAATGTCCGAAGCGGGGCCAAGCTCCTTAAGAGCTTCGGGGAGGGCCTGCTGACCACCGTGGCGTCTGACCACAGGTGGGTCATTGTGGTGTCGATCATAATGAGGAAGGTTCTTGGTGTCTTCAGGAAGCCCACGGAATGGACCAGCTTTTTGGTGGAGTTCTTCCTTGACCTCCTTCCCAGCAATGGCAGCCTCTTCCGGTTTCTCCTCAATTTCGCCT CAGGAAAAGTGGTAATCCCGCAGAGGGGTTCAGAGACTTTCATCAGCATGATTGGGCACTTAGATGGGCGGAAAGATCTTTTTGAGTGCAAGAACCCAATGGAAGATTGCACTGATTTAGTATCTCTGGGGAAGATTGCGAAAGGAGAATTGGGTAATCGGGTTCTCATGGACCTCATTATCATGGCCTCAGCGCTCGCTTACGAGAACTCAAAAGTCATTCAGAATGTTGTAACTCTTCACTGGAAG AGGCATTTGGTTCATTTTTATGACTGCTGAAATG ATTACCAAAAGGAAAGGGCAACTCAAGTGTTCATAATGTGCGATAAGCCCGAAGATGCAAACTTGATATTGATCAGCTTCAGGGGAACTGAACCGTTCGAGGACTGTGATTGGAGTACCGACTTTGACTACTCGTGATTTGAGATCCCAAAAATGGGAAAGGTCCACATGGGATTCCTCGAAGCCT AGTTTGTTGTCACAGGGCATAGCCTTGGTGGGGCTCTAGCAATATTATTCCCGATAGCTCTGGAATTTCCCAAGGAGGTGGAGGTAATGCAGAGGTTGTTGGTTGTCTATACATTCGGGCAACCTCGGGTCGGGGACAGGCAGCTTTGGAGGTTCATGGAGCCTCGTCTAGATTTTCCCAAACCGAGATACTTTAGGGTCATGTATTGTAATGACCTTGTCCCGAGATTGCCATATGATGACAAGACATTCTTGTACAAGCATTTTGGCATGTGCCTCTACTTCCGAATCTTTGAACCAAA ATCGGAGAAGGAACCCAACAAGAACTTAAGCCTGAGTCATGCGGTTGCCATACATCTGAACGCAGTCTGGGAGTTGGTTCGAGGCTTAGCTATGGGTTATCTGTACGGGCCAGAGTACAAAGAAGGGTGATTCTTGATATTGTTCAGAGTATTTGGAGTCTTTCTTCTAGGAATTTCTGCACATTGCCCCACGAATTACATTGACTCCATCAGGCTCGGGAAGGAGTCCAGAAGATAG
- the LOC116211012 gene encoding ATPase 10, plasma membrane-type isoform X2 yields the protein MAEELDKPLLDPENFNRDNIDLERLPLDEVFEQLRTTRQGLSSEDAEARVQIFGLNKLEEKPENKFLKFLGFMWNPLSWVMEAAAIMAIALANGGDEGPDWQDFVGILCLLLINSTISFIEENNAGNAAAALMARLAPKTKVLRDGQWQEMDASVLVPGDVISIKLGDIIPADARLLEGDPLKIDQSSLTGESLPVTRRTGDEVFSGSTCKHGEIEAVVIATGVNTFFGKAAHLVDSTIVVGHFQQVLTSIGNFCICSIAVGMVLEIIVMYPIQHRSYRDGINNLLVLLIGGIPIAMPTVLSVTLAIGSHRLSQQGAITKRMTAIEEMAGMDVLCSDKTGTLTLNRLTVDRNLIEVFHKDMDKDMVVLLAARASRLENQDAIDAAIVNMLADPKEARANIKEVHFLPFNPVDKRTAITYIDADGNWYRASKGAPEQILNMCIEKDEIKGKVHAIIDKFAERGLRSLAVALQEVPEKSKESPGGPWMFCGLLPLFDPPRHDSAETIRRALNLGVNVKMITGDQLAIAKETGRRLGMGTNMYPSSSLLGREREEHEALPVDELIEKADGFAGVFPEHKYDIVKILQEKKHVVGMTGDGVNDAPALKKADIGIAVADATDAARSASDLVLTEPGLSVIVSAVLTSRAIFQRMKNYTIYAVSITIRIVLGFVLLALIWEYDFPPFMVLIIAILNDGTIMTISKDRVKPSPRPDSWKLNEIFATGVVIGTYLALITVLFYWVVIDTTFFEDHFGVKSLSNNSEEVSSAVYLQVSIISQALIFVTRSQSWSFVERPGVLLMCAFVVAQLVATLIAVYAHISFAYISGIGWGWAGVIWLYSLVFYVPLDIIKFIVRYALSGEAWNLLFDRKTAFTSKKDYGKDDRAAQWAISQRSLQGLPGLEEFNGRRSRSSLIAEQALRRAEIARLGEIHTLRGHVESIARLKNLDLNVIQSAHTV from the exons ATGGCAGAAGAATTGGACAAGCCGCTGCTCGACCCCGAGAACTTCAACCGTGATAATATTGATTTG GAGCGCTTACCCCTAGACGAAGTCTTCGAGCAGCTGAGAACGACCCGACAAGGTCTCTCTTCTGAAGATGCTGAGGCAAGGGTGCAAATTTTTGGCCTGAACAAGCTTGAAGAGAAGCCG GAGAACAAGTTCTTGAAGTTTCTCGGATTTATGTGGAATCCCCTGTCATGGGTCATGGAGGCAGCAGCAATCATGGCTATTGCTCTTGCCAATGGGGGA GACGAAGGTCCTGACTGGCAAGATTTCGTGGGTATTCTTTGCCTGCTTCTAATCAACTCAACGATCAGTTTCATTGAGGAGAACAATGCAGGTAATGCAGCAGCAGCACTCATGGCCCGTCTAGCTCCCAAAACAAAG GTTCTTCGAGATGGACAATGGCAAGAGATGGATGCATCCGTCTTAGTACCTGGTGACGTTATCAGCATTAAGCTCGGAGACATCATCCCAGCAGATGCCCGACTTCTCGAAGGAGACCCTCTGAAGATCGACCAG TCATCTCTCACAGGAGAATCTCTTCCGGTGACCAGGAGGACTGGTGATGAAGTCTTCTCGGGCTCAACTTGCAAGCATGGAGAGATAGAAGCTGTAGTCATAGCTACTGGAGTCAACACATTCTTCGGAAAAGCTGCACACTTGGTCGACTCCACTATAGTCGTCGGACATTTCCAGCAG GTTCTGACTTCTATTGGGAACTTCTGCATCTGCTCAATCGCGGTTGGAATGGTTCTTGAGATCATCGTGATGTACCCGATCCAACACAGATCATACAGAGATGGAATCAACAACCTCCTTGTCCTCTTGATCGGAGGAATCCCGATTGCTATGCCAACTGTGTTATCTGTCACCCTGGCTATTGGTTCTCACCGGCTGTCCCAACAG GGTGCCATTACCAAGAGGATGACTGCGATCGAGGAAATGGCAGGAATGGACGTCCTCTGCAGTGACAAGACCGGGACCCTGACCCTGAACCGCCTTACGGTTGATAGAAATCTCATCGAG GTTTTCCACAAAGATATGGACAAGGACATGGTTGTCCTCTTGGCGGCGAGAGCATCCCGACTCGAGAACCAGGACGCTATTGATGCTGCGATCGTGAACATGCTTGCAGATCCAAAGGAG GCTCGTGCGAACATCAAAGAGGTGCATTTCCTGCCATTCAACCCAGTGGACAAGCGTACAGCGATCACTTACATTGATGCCGATGGTAACTGGTACCGTGCTAGCAAGGGTGCCCCTGAACAG ATCCTGAACATGTGCATAGAGAAAGACGAGATCAAGGGGAAAGTCCATGCGATCATtgacaagttcgccgagcgtGGCCTGCGGTCTCTTGCAGTTGCTCTTCAG GAAGTTCCAGAGAAGAGTAAGGAGAGTCCTGGAGGTCCTTGGATGTTCTGCGGACTGTTGCCTCTCTTTGATCCACCAAGACATGACAGTGCTGAGACCATCCGCCGAGCACTTAATCTGGGAGTCAACGTCAAGATGATCACAG GTGATCAGTTGGCAATTGCAAAGGAGACGGGGCGACGGCTTGGGATGGGAACGAACATGTATCCCTCGTCATCCCTGTTGGGGCGTGAAAGAGAGGAGCATGAAGCTCTCCCTGTCGACGAGCTCATTGAGAAGGCAGACGGGTTCGCTGGAGTCTTCCCAG AGCACAAGTACGATATCGTGAAGATTCTGCAGGAGAAGAAGCATGTGGTCGGGATGACTGGAGATGGTGTGAACGATGCACCTGCTCTCAAGAAGGCTGATATTGGGATTGCAGTTGCAGATGCTACTGATGCTGCAAGGAGTGCCTCTGACTTGGTTTTGACTGAGCCTGGGCTAAGCGTGATTGTTAGCGCTGTCTTAACTAGCCGAGCCATATTCCAGAGGATGAAGAATTATACA ATATATGCTGTCTCCATAACAATTCGTATTGTG CTCGGTTTCGTCCTCTTGGCCTTGATATGGGAATATGACTTTCCGCCTTTCATGGTTCTGATCATAGCAATCTTAAACGACG GTACCATCATGACCATCTCAAAGGATCGAGTTAAACCATCCCCCAGGCCCGACAGCTGGAAGCTCAACGAGATTTTCGCTACAGGAGTCGTCATCGGGACCTATCTAGCTCTAATCACCGTGCTCTTCTACTGGGTTGTGATCGACACGACATTTTTTGAG GACCATTTCGGTGTGAAATCCCTATCGAACAACTCCGAGGAGGTCTCCTCTGCTGTATATCTCCAAGTCAGTATCATCAGTCAGGCACTCATATTTGTCACCCGAAGCCAGAGCTGGTCATTTGTCGAGCGACCTGGTGTCCTCTTGATGTGTGCTTTCGTGGTGGCTCAACTG GTGGCAACCTTGATTGCTGTCTACGCACATATCAGCTTCGCCTACATCAGCGGCATTGGATGGGGATGGGCCGGTGTCATCTGGCTCTACAGTCTAGTCTTCTATGTCCCACTCGATATCATCAAGTTCATAGTCCGATATGCGCTCAGCGGAGAAGCATGGAACCTCTTGTTTGATAGGAAG ACGGCGTTTACTTCCAAGAAAGATTACGGCAAGGATGATCGGGCTGCTCAATGGGCTATTTCTCAGAGAAGCTTGCAAGGTTTGCCTGGTCTCGAGGAGTTCAATGGGCGCCGATCTCGATCTTCTCTCATCGCTGAACAGGCCCTCCGTCGTGCAGAAATCGCCAG GCTTGGGGAAATACACACTCTGAGAGGACATGTTGAGTCGATTGCAAGGCTCAAGAACTTGGACCTGAATGTGATCCAATCAGCTCACACGGTTTGA
- the LOC116211012 gene encoding ATPase 10, plasma membrane-type isoform X1 — protein MAEELDKPLLDPENFNRDNIDLERLPLDEVFEQLRTTRQGLSSEDAEARVQIFGLNKLEEKPENKFLKFLGFMWNPLSWVMEAAAIMAIALANGGDEGPDWQDFVGILCLLLINSTISFIEENNAGNAAAALMARLAPKTKVLRDGQWQEMDASVLVPGDVISIKLGDIIPADARLLEGDPLKIDQSSLTGESLPVTRRTGDEVFSGSTCKHGEIEAVVIATGVNTFFGKAAHLVDSTIVVGHFQQVLTSIGNFCICSIAVGMVLEIIVMYPIQHRSYRDGINNLLVLLIGGIPIAMPTVLSVTLAIGSHRLSQQGAITKRMTAIEEMAGMDVLCSDKTGTLTLNRLTVDRNLIEVFHKDMDKDMVVLLAARASRLENQDAIDAAIVNMLADPKEARANIKEVHFLPFNPVDKRTAITYIDADGNWYRASKGAPEQILNMCIEKDEIKGKVHAIIDKFAERGLRSLAVALQEVPEKSKESPGGPWMFCGLLPLFDPPRHDSAETIRRALNLGVNVKMITGDQLAIAKETGRRLGMGTNMYPSSSLLGREREEHEALPVDELIEKADGFAGVFPEHKYDIVKILQEKKHVVGMTGDGVNDAPALKKADIGIAVADATDAARSASDLVLTEPGLSVIVSAVLTSRAIFQRMKNYTIYAVSITIRIVLGFVLLALIWEYDFPPFMVLIIAILNDGTIMTISKDRVKPSPRPDSWKLNEIFATGVVIGTYLALITVLFYWVVIDTTFFEVKNLKPRVPFSEGSFLWENVTEDSMALSIQDHFGVKSLSNNSEEVSSAVYLQVSIISQALIFVTRSQSWSFVERPGVLLMCAFVVAQLVATLIAVYAHISFAYISGIGWGWAGVIWLYSLVFYVPLDIIKFIVRYALSGEAWNLLFDRKTAFTSKKDYGKDDRAAQWAISQRSLQGLPGLEEFNGRRSRSSLIAEQALRRAEIARLGEIHTLRGHVESIARLKNLDLNVIQSAHTV, from the exons ATGGCAGAAGAATTGGACAAGCCGCTGCTCGACCCCGAGAACTTCAACCGTGATAATATTGATTTG GAGCGCTTACCCCTAGACGAAGTCTTCGAGCAGCTGAGAACGACCCGACAAGGTCTCTCTTCTGAAGATGCTGAGGCAAGGGTGCAAATTTTTGGCCTGAACAAGCTTGAAGAGAAGCCG GAGAACAAGTTCTTGAAGTTTCTCGGATTTATGTGGAATCCCCTGTCATGGGTCATGGAGGCAGCAGCAATCATGGCTATTGCTCTTGCCAATGGGGGA GACGAAGGTCCTGACTGGCAAGATTTCGTGGGTATTCTTTGCCTGCTTCTAATCAACTCAACGATCAGTTTCATTGAGGAGAACAATGCAGGTAATGCAGCAGCAGCACTCATGGCCCGTCTAGCTCCCAAAACAAAG GTTCTTCGAGATGGACAATGGCAAGAGATGGATGCATCCGTCTTAGTACCTGGTGACGTTATCAGCATTAAGCTCGGAGACATCATCCCAGCAGATGCCCGACTTCTCGAAGGAGACCCTCTGAAGATCGACCAG TCATCTCTCACAGGAGAATCTCTTCCGGTGACCAGGAGGACTGGTGATGAAGTCTTCTCGGGCTCAACTTGCAAGCATGGAGAGATAGAAGCTGTAGTCATAGCTACTGGAGTCAACACATTCTTCGGAAAAGCTGCACACTTGGTCGACTCCACTATAGTCGTCGGACATTTCCAGCAG GTTCTGACTTCTATTGGGAACTTCTGCATCTGCTCAATCGCGGTTGGAATGGTTCTTGAGATCATCGTGATGTACCCGATCCAACACAGATCATACAGAGATGGAATCAACAACCTCCTTGTCCTCTTGATCGGAGGAATCCCGATTGCTATGCCAACTGTGTTATCTGTCACCCTGGCTATTGGTTCTCACCGGCTGTCCCAACAG GGTGCCATTACCAAGAGGATGACTGCGATCGAGGAAATGGCAGGAATGGACGTCCTCTGCAGTGACAAGACCGGGACCCTGACCCTGAACCGCCTTACGGTTGATAGAAATCTCATCGAG GTTTTCCACAAAGATATGGACAAGGACATGGTTGTCCTCTTGGCGGCGAGAGCATCCCGACTCGAGAACCAGGACGCTATTGATGCTGCGATCGTGAACATGCTTGCAGATCCAAAGGAG GCTCGTGCGAACATCAAAGAGGTGCATTTCCTGCCATTCAACCCAGTGGACAAGCGTACAGCGATCACTTACATTGATGCCGATGGTAACTGGTACCGTGCTAGCAAGGGTGCCCCTGAACAG ATCCTGAACATGTGCATAGAGAAAGACGAGATCAAGGGGAAAGTCCATGCGATCATtgacaagttcgccgagcgtGGCCTGCGGTCTCTTGCAGTTGCTCTTCAG GAAGTTCCAGAGAAGAGTAAGGAGAGTCCTGGAGGTCCTTGGATGTTCTGCGGACTGTTGCCTCTCTTTGATCCACCAAGACATGACAGTGCTGAGACCATCCGCCGAGCACTTAATCTGGGAGTCAACGTCAAGATGATCACAG GTGATCAGTTGGCAATTGCAAAGGAGACGGGGCGACGGCTTGGGATGGGAACGAACATGTATCCCTCGTCATCCCTGTTGGGGCGTGAAAGAGAGGAGCATGAAGCTCTCCCTGTCGACGAGCTCATTGAGAAGGCAGACGGGTTCGCTGGAGTCTTCCCAG AGCACAAGTACGATATCGTGAAGATTCTGCAGGAGAAGAAGCATGTGGTCGGGATGACTGGAGATGGTGTGAACGATGCACCTGCTCTCAAGAAGGCTGATATTGGGATTGCAGTTGCAGATGCTACTGATGCTGCAAGGAGTGCCTCTGACTTGGTTTTGACTGAGCCTGGGCTAAGCGTGATTGTTAGCGCTGTCTTAACTAGCCGAGCCATATTCCAGAGGATGAAGAATTATACA ATATATGCTGTCTCCATAACAATTCGTATTGTG CTCGGTTTCGTCCTCTTGGCCTTGATATGGGAATATGACTTTCCGCCTTTCATGGTTCTGATCATAGCAATCTTAAACGACG GTACCATCATGACCATCTCAAAGGATCGAGTTAAACCATCCCCCAGGCCCGACAGCTGGAAGCTCAACGAGATTTTCGCTACAGGAGTCGTCATCGGGACCTATCTAGCTCTAATCACCGTGCTCTTCTACTGGGTTGTGATCGACACGACATTTTTTGAGGTAAAGAACCTAAAACCACGTGTCCCTTTCTCTGAAGGATCATTTCTTTGGGAAAATGTAACGGAAGATTCTATGGCTCTTTCCATTCAGGACCATTTCGGTGTGAAATCCCTATCGAACAACTCCGAGGAGGTCTCCTCTGCTGTATATCTCCAAGTCAGTATCATCAGTCAGGCACTCATATTTGTCACCCGAAGCCAGAGCTGGTCATTTGTCGAGCGACCTGGTGTCCTCTTGATGTGTGCTTTCGTGGTGGCTCAACTG GTGGCAACCTTGATTGCTGTCTACGCACATATCAGCTTCGCCTACATCAGCGGCATTGGATGGGGATGGGCCGGTGTCATCTGGCTCTACAGTCTAGTCTTCTATGTCCCACTCGATATCATCAAGTTCATAGTCCGATATGCGCTCAGCGGAGAAGCATGGAACCTCTTGTTTGATAGGAAG ACGGCGTTTACTTCCAAGAAAGATTACGGCAAGGATGATCGGGCTGCTCAATGGGCTATTTCTCAGAGAAGCTTGCAAGGTTTGCCTGGTCTCGAGGAGTTCAATGGGCGCCGATCTCGATCTTCTCTCATCGCTGAACAGGCCCTCCGTCGTGCAGAAATCGCCAG GCTTGGGGAAATACACACTCTGAGAGGACATGTTGAGTCGATTGCAAGGCTCAAGAACTTGGACCTGAATGTGATCCAATCAGCTCACACGGTTTGA